A stretch of the Vibrio aquimaris genome encodes the following:
- a CDS encoding DUF58 domain-containing protein yields the protein MDKQLSPYSDGVNLCLDELLYFKQHAIHWLPPAKSLWSQVLGQHQSKRLGRGMDFAEVRQYQAGDDVRSIDWRVTARTGKPHTKLFTEEREKPIVLYIDLSASMRFGSKLMFKSVLAAHMASLIAWLSVAQKDRVGAIIDTGNQLTELKPSSRNQGPLAMIQNLVKLHQSILVDPADIHSNDMDEGFHALNRLCPKGSEVVIISDFLRFSEQNQLLISRLRSHNQVRLVQISDPLESGITDYRGVEQVSDKRSTMWVDFSSRKVRNQIAAAFERKQHQLKSLSHSHGLSFTCLSTQKSLLQQLSGRDQ from the coding sequence ATGGATAAACAGCTATCTCCATATTCTGATGGCGTAAATCTTTGTCTTGATGAACTGTTGTATTTTAAACAACACGCTATTCACTGGTTACCACCAGCAAAGAGTTTATGGTCTCAGGTACTTGGTCAACACCAAAGTAAGCGGCTAGGCAGAGGGATGGACTTTGCAGAAGTCAGGCAATACCAAGCCGGCGATGACGTGCGCAGCATAGACTGGCGAGTTACAGCTCGCACCGGCAAGCCTCATACAAAGTTATTCACGGAAGAGCGCGAAAAGCCGATTGTTCTTTACATTGACTTGAGTGCCAGCATGCGCTTTGGCTCAAAACTCATGTTTAAGTCAGTCCTCGCAGCCCATATGGCGAGCTTAATTGCTTGGCTCTCTGTGGCACAAAAAGACCGTGTGGGCGCCATTATCGATACTGGAAACCAGCTTACCGAGCTTAAGCCAAGCAGCCGTAACCAAGGTCCGTTGGCGATGATCCAAAATTTGGTAAAGCTGCATCAAAGCATATTGGTTGATCCCGCTGATATCCATTCAAACGATATGGATGAGGGGTTTCATGCATTAAACCGTCTTTGCCCTAAAGGCAGCGAAGTTGTGATAATCAGCGACTTTTTACGCTTTTCCGAGCAAAATCAGTTGTTAATTTCTCGCCTGCGATCCCACAATCAAGTGAGATTAGTTCAAATATCCGACCCATTGGAGTCTGGTATTACGGACTATCGGGGAGTTGAGCAGGTGTCTGATAAGCGCAGTACCATGTGGGTAGACTTTTCTTCTCGCAAAGTACGTAATCAGATTGCTGCAGCGTTTGAAAGAAAGCAGCATCAGCTAAAAAGCTTATCTCACAGTCATGGTTTGAGCTTTACTTGTCTCTCGACTCAAAAATCACTACTACAACAATTATCAGGACGTGATCAATGA
- a CDS encoding methyl-accepting chemotaxis protein: MSMQKHVLLNFASLSLKAKLRLLTVLFTLILTTIIGYTITSLDKQKSDGLVINIAGRQRMLTQKFTKEFLLAMDIAHQKKSKPDISASRKTQQLFDISLEALTRGGKTYKDLGMTKPVDIPPAPPHIQKQLKIVKQMWEQQKKNVASILEDGDNPENLAALSEYSVKVLANMNKAVLMFNDESFEKILKMERNQIIIAVFSVLLTFILAELTLRNVLGPISRAIKTTQRITTGDLKDYNEKEHFNNEMGNLTQNIEQMRVSLHDVINVVQQNSRQMAHSAHQVSAVSSEISSSSQLEQENSSQVLEAITSLLEISDVVSEHIKSTESTSKTTMETAQSGIVVVNNSIQELNTAVDSVNHTAEQIEELKNFTLQINEITESIHNIAEQTNLLALNAAIEAARAGDQGRGFAVVADEVRNLAARTSSSSQEISDLITQLMEKVENSVNSMQAVVGAVHQTQKTSADTVESFTTMSDGISQTTESAEVIANFNREQADNLQYLDTKLKELFKVLSESSSKAKTTSLVASDLHEISETLDRQLRGFETNINESMAMPEDEQRAEPRADNKIRVKMSQGSTRAEGLTSDISMEGAKVRSNTEFKGDSLVDIEVKLPQEVATHGRTSITIKATIMHVVPVEDYFSYGLKFDGASVTDKTILKALFNYFKKSHRYDPPSSIS; encoded by the coding sequence ATGTCAATGCAAAAACATGTTTTGCTCAACTTTGCCAGTTTAAGCCTCAAGGCAAAACTCAGACTCCTAACCGTACTTTTTACTTTGATTCTAACCACTATCATTGGCTATACCATCACCTCTCTCGATAAACAAAAAAGTGACGGCTTGGTTATTAATATTGCGGGTAGGCAGCGAATGCTGACTCAGAAATTCACCAAGGAATTTTTGCTTGCAATGGATATTGCTCACCAAAAGAAGAGTAAGCCTGATATCTCTGCCAGCCGAAAAACACAGCAGTTGTTTGACATTTCTCTCGAAGCGCTCACCCGTGGAGGAAAAACCTACAAGGACTTAGGCATGACCAAGCCTGTCGATATTCCGCCCGCGCCTCCCCACATCCAGAAGCAGCTAAAGATAGTCAAACAAATGTGGGAGCAACAAAAGAAAAATGTCGCCAGCATCTTAGAAGATGGTGATAACCCTGAAAACCTCGCAGCACTCAGTGAATACAGTGTTAAAGTGCTGGCAAATATGAATAAAGCTGTACTCATGTTTAATGATGAATCCTTCGAGAAGATTCTTAAAATGGAGCGCAATCAGATCATCATCGCAGTTTTCTCGGTGTTACTAACATTCATTCTCGCCGAACTAACATTGCGAAATGTACTCGGGCCTATTAGCCGAGCAATAAAAACCACCCAGCGCATAACCACAGGTGATCTTAAAGATTACAACGAGAAAGAGCACTTTAATAATGAGATGGGCAACCTAACCCAAAACATTGAGCAGATGCGTGTGTCTCTGCATGACGTGATTAATGTCGTCCAACAAAATAGCCGCCAAATGGCGCATTCTGCACACCAAGTTTCAGCGGTTTCTTCTGAAATATCATCAAGCAGTCAGTTAGAGCAAGAAAACTCATCTCAGGTGCTCGAAGCCATTACATCGCTACTGGAGATTTCAGATGTGGTCAGCGAGCACATCAAAAGCACCGAGAGCACATCTAAAACGACTATGGAAACCGCACAATCAGGCATTGTTGTTGTCAATAACAGTATTCAAGAGCTTAACACGGCCGTGGACTCTGTTAATCATACCGCCGAACAAATCGAGGAGTTGAAAAACTTCACCCTTCAAATCAACGAAATTACAGAGTCTATTCACAATATTGCCGAGCAAACAAACTTACTCGCACTTAACGCTGCAATAGAAGCGGCGCGCGCTGGCGATCAAGGCAGAGGCTTTGCCGTTGTGGCAGATGAGGTAAGAAATCTAGCTGCAAGAACATCTAGTTCAAGCCAAGAAATATCAGATCTTATCACTCAACTAATGGAAAAAGTCGAAAACTCGGTCAACTCAATGCAAGCCGTGGTTGGCGCTGTACACCAAACTCAAAAAACTTCTGCTGACACGGTCGAGTCTTTTACCACCATGTCTGATGGAATTAGTCAAACCACAGAGAGTGCTGAAGTGATTGCTAATTTCAACCGAGAGCAAGCTGATAACCTGCAATATCTAGACACCAAGTTGAAAGAGCTGTTTAAAGTGCTCTCAGAAAGTAGCAGTAAAGCCAAGACAACCTCGCTGGTTGCCAGTGACCTACATGAAATATCCGAGACACTCGACAGACAGTTAAGAGGCTTTGAGACTAACATCAACGAGTCGATGGCAATGCCAGAAGATGAGCAACGTGCCGAGCCAAGAGCAGATAACAAAATTCGAGTTAAAATGTCACAGGGAAGTACCCGCGCTGAAGGTCTAACAAGTGACATTAGTATGGAAGGCGCCAAAGTCCGCTCCAATACCGAATTTAAGGGTGATAGTCTTGTCGATATAGAAGTTAAACTACCACAAGAAGTCGCAACACATGGTAGAACGAGCATAACGATTAAAGCCACCATTATGCACGTCGTCCCTGTCGAAGATTATTTTAGTTATGGCTTAAAATTTGATGGCGCATCCGTCACAGATAAAACCATATTGAAGGCGCTGTTCAACTACTTTAAAAAGTCTCACCGTTACGATCCACCATCTTCGATAAGCTAA
- a CDS encoding FG-GAP repeat protein gives MSLHKNSILIILSAALTLHGCGDSGGGNGATSNGATSNATTYPGAKGSIPEDFNLSDIVVTKDETTFNWSQSNGATNYVLCRKDTEKDNNCDEIGTTSTLQIALTSTGVLELLLDQFFVIAQNDYGQRLSNEKSTAPQDLSVLIQYIKAFNSGYHDEFGFSVSLSRNGELLVVGAPFEQSNATGINSSGSSDNSLVQPGAAYIFRFENNRWNQEAYVKASNTGEGHYFGMNVSMSSDGNTLAVAAPGERTNGINAGAVYVYRFNAGAWGEEAILRGSNTETSDFFGNSLALSGDGNTLVVGATEEASLSTGINGDQGNDPMLTEDAGAAYLFRFQGGSWIQEAYIKASNTNAGDRFGSSVALSNDGNVLAVGATNEQSDSTEVNIGQLNNDLTEAGAVYIYKFTTSWAQEAYLKPLNTGSGDLFGSSVSLSSDGNILAVGASGESSNSKEINIGSGDNSASQSGAAYIFRFSDTAWSQRAYIKASNSGTEDYFGVSVSLSEDGNTLAVGASSEDSNSQGVNGEDNNNTANSGAAYTFFFDGSSWIEQTYIKASNTGADDLFGISVSLSGDGNRLAIGAREEDSSSTGVNSQENNSNEDSGAAYIF, from the coding sequence ATGTCTTTACACAAAAATAGCATTTTAATAATTCTATCGGCTGCTCTCACTTTACACGGATGCGGTGATAGCGGAGGCGGTAATGGAGCTACTAGTAATGGAGCTACTAGCAATGCTACCACGTATCCAGGGGCTAAAGGTTCAATACCAGAAGATTTCAATCTAAGTGACATTGTTGTCACAAAAGATGAAACTACTTTCAATTGGAGCCAATCTAACGGTGCAACTAATTATGTTTTGTGTAGAAAGGATACTGAAAAAGATAATAATTGTGACGAAATAGGTACAACATCAACACTACAGATTGCACTAACGAGTACTGGCGTATTAGAATTATTGTTAGATCAATTTTTTGTGATTGCCCAGAATGATTACGGGCAACGCCTTTCAAATGAAAAATCTACTGCACCACAAGACCTTTCTGTTTTAATTCAGTATATAAAGGCTTTTAACTCTGGCTATCATGATGAGTTTGGTTTTAGTGTATCGCTATCCAGAAATGGAGAGCTACTAGTAGTAGGAGCTCCTTTCGAACAATCAAATGCTACGGGTATTAATAGCTCAGGATCAAGTGACAATTCACTAGTCCAACCTGGAGCCGCATATATTTTTCGCTTTGAAAATAACAGGTGGAACCAAGAGGCGTATGTTAAAGCCTCTAACACAGGCGAGGGCCATTATTTTGGAATGAACGTTTCTATGTCGTCTGACGGCAATACTCTTGCTGTGGCGGCACCCGGTGAACGTACTAACGGCATTAACGCAGGTGCTGTATATGTTTATCGTTTTAATGCGGGGGCTTGGGGCGAAGAAGCCATTTTGAGAGGCTCTAATACCGAAACTAGTGATTTCTTTGGTAATTCTTTAGCTCTATCTGGCGATGGCAATACCCTAGTTGTAGGCGCCACCGAGGAAGCCTCACTCTCAACGGGTATTAATGGCGACCAAGGGAATGACCCTATGCTAACAGAGGATGCTGGTGCCGCTTATCTGTTCCGTTTTCAAGGAGGAAGTTGGATTCAAGAAGCCTATATTAAAGCTTCTAATACCAATGCAGGTGACCGTTTTGGGTCCTCGGTAGCGTTATCAAACGATGGCAACGTCTTAGCAGTAGGTGCTACTAATGAACAGTCCGACTCAACTGAGGTTAACATCGGGCAACTCAACAACGATTTGACAGAAGCTGGAGCTGTGTATATTTATAAGTTCACGACTAGCTGGGCGCAAGAGGCATATCTTAAACCACTAAATACTGGATCTGGTGATTTATTTGGTAGCTCTGTTTCTTTATCATCAGATGGCAACATTTTAGCAGTAGGCGCAAGTGGAGAAAGCTCAAATTCCAAGGAAATAAATATTGGCTCAGGCGATAACAGCGCCTCACAATCTGGCGCTGCGTATATCTTTCGTTTCAGCGATACCGCGTGGTCTCAACGAGCTTATATTAAGGCTTCTAACAGCGGAACAGAAGATTATTTCGGTGTATCAGTATCTCTGTCAGAGGATGGCAATACCCTCGCAGTGGGAGCATCATCGGAGGACTCTAACTCACAAGGTGTTAATGGTGAAGATAATAACAACACCGCCAACTCTGGAGCAGCTTATACATTCTTCTTTGACGGTTCAAGTTGGATCGAACAAACATACATAAAAGCATCTAACACAGGGGCAGACGACTTATTTGGCATCAGTGTATCTCTATCTGGCGATGGAAACAGGTTAGCGATTGGAGCCAGAGAAGAAGACTCTAGTTCAACAGGAGTTAATAGCCAAGAAAACAATAGTAATGAGGACTCTGGAGCGGCATACATTTTCTAG
- a CDS encoding restriction endonuclease subunit S produces MSNIEHELEQMANEINDEPEVSLPSLEEQKAIAAELKKLEEAGELTLEVLERYFGKFYSKTDKPVH; encoded by the coding sequence ATGAGTAACATTGAACATGAATTAGAGCAGATGGCCAACGAGATTAACGATGAGCCAGAAGTTTCTCTGCCGTCACTTGAAGAGCAAAAAGCGATCGCAGCCGAGCTGAAAAAGCTTGAGGAAGCAGGGGAGTTAACCCTTGAAGTATTGGAACGTTACTTTGGCAAGTTCTACTCGAAAACGGACAAGCCAGTTCACTAA
- a CDS encoding AAA family ATPase, protein MNSQPFNELQQYLSTQIIGQTELVKQLLVALLADGHILVEGPPGLAKTRAVKSLADCIEGDFHRIQFTPDLLPADLTGTDIFRPETGEFTFQAGPIFNSLILADEINRAPAKVQAAMLEAMAEKQITAGRKTYPLPELFLVMATQNPIEQEGTYPLPEAQLDRFLLHLNVDYPDAHSELEILRLNRGEAKGEQNITAPKISQQDIFSARQEVLNIHMAETVESYIIRLVMATRHPTQYDDTLNNWIEMGVSPRATIALDRCARAHAWLSGRDYVTAEDVQVMAFPVLRHRILLSYQAQAEGISANQVVNRLLSLVGSA, encoded by the coding sequence ATGAATTCTCAACCATTTAACGAGTTACAGCAGTATTTAAGCACACAAATCATTGGTCAGACTGAGTTAGTCAAACAGCTTTTAGTCGCACTGCTTGCTGATGGGCACATATTAGTCGAAGGGCCGCCAGGCCTTGCGAAAACCCGAGCGGTTAAGTCACTTGCCGATTGTATAGAAGGCGACTTTCACCGCATACAATTTACTCCTGACTTATTACCCGCGGATCTGACAGGAACCGATATTTTCCGCCCAGAAACGGGGGAGTTTACCTTTCAAGCTGGACCTATATTTAACTCTTTAATCCTAGCCGATGAAATCAACCGAGCGCCAGCAAAAGTACAAGCTGCAATGCTAGAAGCTATGGCTGAGAAGCAAATTACCGCCGGCAGAAAAACCTATCCTTTGCCTGAGTTGTTCCTAGTCATGGCAACACAGAATCCTATTGAGCAAGAAGGGACGTATCCTCTGCCCGAAGCGCAGCTCGACCGGTTTCTTCTGCACCTTAATGTTGACTACCCCGATGCACACAGCGAACTCGAGATACTACGCCTCAATAGAGGAGAGGCCAAAGGTGAGCAAAACATTACGGCTCCTAAGATTAGTCAGCAAGACATATTTTCCGCACGACAAGAAGTATTGAACATTCACATGGCGGAAACTGTCGAGAGCTATATTATCCGACTTGTCATGGCGACCCGCCATCCGACTCAATACGACGATACACTGAATAATTGGATAGAAATGGGAGTCAGCCCACGTGCAACGATTGCACTCGATAGATGCGCACGCGCGCACGCTTGGTTATCAGGGCGTGACTATGTTACCGCCGAAGATGTTCAAGTGATGGCTTTCCCTGTCCTTAGACATCGTATCCTACTTAGCTATCAAGCTCAGGCAGAAGGGATTAGCGCCAACCAAGTCGTCAATCGACTGCTGTCGCTCGTAGGCAGCGCGTAG